One Thermoanaerobacter pseudethanolicus ATCC 33223 DNA window includes the following coding sequences:
- the brxF gene encoding BREX-3 system P-loop-containing protein BrxF, translating to MSIYKDIQDAFILLPYKYYKLILLVGPIGSGKTQILKKISSDYNYDYINLNLKLSEKLINIPFEERCYYVDDFMEEILFQSKTDVTILDNIEILFSNHLKIDPLKLLKNISRYRKIIASWGGIYVNGILTYAEIGHSEHRKYKKNDLDVIVISIEGGR from the coding sequence ATGTCCATTTATAAAGATATACAGGATGCTTTTATTTTGCTACCGTATAAATATTACAAGTTAATTTTATTAGTAGGACCAATTGGGAGTGGAAAAACGCAAATTCTCAAGAAAATTTCTTCTGATTATAACTATGATTACATAAACTTAAATTTGAAGCTGTCAGAAAAATTAATTAATATACCTTTTGAAGAACGTTGCTACTATGTAGATGATTTTATGGAAGAAATTTTGTTTCAAAGTAAAACAGATGTTACAATATTAGATAACATAGAGATTTTATTTTCTAATCATTTAAAGATAGACCCTTTAAAATTGCTTAAAAATATAAGCAGATACAGAAAAATAATTGCTTCATGGGGAGGTATTTATGTAAATGGTATATTGACATATGCTGAAATAGGGCATTCAGAGCATAGAAAATATAAAAAGAATGATTTGGATGTTATTGTTATAAGTATAGAAGGAGGAAGGTAG
- a CDS encoding DNA methyltransferase, with protein sequence MKLTKEMLDKVRDIEGFPIGKDEDIIELSDPPYYTACPNPFISEFIEKYGKPYVEEKDDYNCEPYTADVSEGKNDPIYNAHSYHTKVPHKAIMRYILHYTKPGDIVFDGFCGTGMTGVAAQMCGNPDPEFKAKVENEFKKEGKKVEWGARRAILGDLSPAATFIAYNYNTPVDVEEFKKEAERILKEVEKECGWMYKTIHTVEGVPQRDVEGNVIKGKINYTVWSDVFICPNCSNEIVFWDAAVDKEDGKVLDEFKCPHCGAKLTKTSLERAWRTVYDKAIGETIKQAKQVPVLINYTVGKQRYEKEPDKFDLELIQKIEEMDIPYWYPTDRMPEGEESRRNDKIGITHVHHFYTKRNLWVLSALYNYKIMPKFYWIINSVQNYINKKQSFKGGGGGVTGTLYIPSLVEEKNVLNVLKRKLDKIGLIRGILANFKNVNYITTQSTVSLKQFSDNSIDYIFTDPPFGDNLMYSELNFLWEAWLKVFTNNKTEAIINKVQRKGLHEYQELMEKAFSEMYRILKPGRWMTVEFHNSKNAVWNAIQEAILKAGFVIANVRTLDKKQGSFKQVTTTTAVKQDLIISAYKPKEGFIKRFLKEAGTEEGVWDFIRQHLEKLPVVIETNGKLDIIPERQEYLLYDSMIAFHIQKGASIPMSAAEFYEGLKKRFIERDGMYFLPDQAAIYDTKRLKLELNEQLAFIIQDEKTAIQWLKYKLLNKPMTYQEIQPMFLEELKQLRYEKLPELLDLLQENFLQDEAGRWYVPDANKQADLEKLREKRLLKEFEEYKNVTGRLKVFRTEAIRAGFKNCWKNKDYETIVKIGEKLPENVLQEDQTLLMYYDNAVTRLGG encoded by the coding sequence GTGAAATTAACAAAAGAAATGCTTGATAAAGTAAGAGATATAGAGGGATTTCCTATTGGGAAAGATGAAGATATAATAGAACTTTCTGATCCGCCTTATTATACTGCATGCCCAAATCCTTTTATAAGTGAATTCATTGAAAAATACGGGAAACCTTATGTTGAAGAAAAGGATGATTACAATTGTGAACCCTATACGGCAGATGTATCTGAAGGGAAAAATGATCCTATATACAATGCCCATTCGTATCACACAAAGGTGCCTCACAAAGCGATCATGAGATATATACTTCATTATACAAAACCGGGAGATATCGTGTTTGATGGGTTTTGTGGAACTGGTATGACAGGGGTTGCTGCACAGATGTGTGGCAACCCTGACCCTGAGTTTAAGGCTAAAGTGGAAAATGAGTTTAAAAAAGAGGGTAAAAAGGTAGAATGGGGAGCAAGAAGAGCCATTCTTGGGGATTTATCTCCTGCTGCTACTTTTATAGCTTACAATTACAATACTCCTGTTGATGTAGAAGAATTTAAAAAAGAGGCAGAGAGAATACTGAAGGAAGTAGAAAAAGAATGTGGGTGGATGTATAAAACCATACATACTGTAGAAGGTGTACCACAACGGGATGTGGAAGGTAATGTTATAAAAGGAAAAATAAATTATACTGTGTGGTCAGATGTGTTTATATGTCCTAACTGCAGCAATGAAATAGTTTTTTGGGATGCTGCGGTAGACAAAGAGGATGGAAAAGTTCTGGATGAATTTAAATGTCCTCACTGTGGTGCAAAATTAACCAAAACAAGTCTTGAGAGGGCGTGGAGGACTGTTTATGATAAGGCTATTGGTGAAACAATAAAACAGGCAAAACAAGTACCTGTTCTTATTAATTATACAGTAGGTAAGCAGAGGTATGAAAAAGAGCCTGACAAATTTGATTTGGAACTTATACAGAAAATTGAAGAGATGGATATACCCTATTGGTATCCAACAGATAGAATGCCTGAAGGGGAGGAATCGAGAAGGAACGATAAAATTGGCATAACACATGTACATCATTTTTATACTAAGAGGAATTTATGGGTTTTGAGTGCGTTATATAATTACAAAATTATGCCTAAATTTTATTGGATTATAAATAGTGTACAAAATTATATTAACAAAAAGCAATCTTTTAAAGGAGGTGGCGGTGGTGTAACTGGTACTCTATACATACCATCTTTAGTAGAAGAAAAAAATGTATTAAATGTTTTGAAGAGAAAATTAGATAAAATTGGCTTAATACGTGGTATACTTGCTAATTTTAAAAATGTAAATTATATTACAACACAATCAACAGTTTCATTAAAACAGTTTAGTGATAATTCGATTGACTACATTTTCACAGACCCGCCTTTTGGTGATAATCTCATGTACAGTGAACTTAATTTTTTATGGGAGGCATGGCTTAAAGTATTTACAAACAATAAAACAGAAGCTATTATAAATAAAGTTCAGAGAAAAGGGCTTCATGAATATCAAGAGCTTATGGAGAAAGCTTTTTCAGAGATGTACAGGATATTAAAGCCGGGAAGATGGATGACTGTGGAATTTCACAATTCCAAAAATGCTGTATGGAATGCAATACAGGAGGCAATTTTAAAAGCTGGATTTGTCATAGCAAATGTTAGAACTTTAGATAAAAAGCAAGGAAGTTTTAAGCAAGTTACTACGACAACTGCTGTAAAACAAGACCTTATAATATCAGCTTACAAGCCTAAAGAAGGGTTTATAAAAAGGTTTTTGAAAGAAGCTGGAACGGAAGAGGGAGTATGGGATTTTATAAGACAGCATTTAGAAAAACTGCCTGTTGTTATAGAGACAAATGGAAAACTTGATATAATACCAGAAAGACAGGAATATTTACTTTATGATAGTATGATTGCATTTCATATACAAAAAGGAGCTTCTATTCCAATGAGCGCTGCTGAGTTTTATGAGGGGTTGAAAAAGAGGTTTATAGAGAGGGATGGAATGTACTTTTTACCGGATCAGGCGGCTATTTATGATACGAAAAGGCTCAAATTAGAACTTAATGAGCAGCTTGCCTTTATAATACAGGATGAAAAAACAGCAATACAGTGGTTGAAATATAAGCTTTTAAATAAACCTATGACATATCAGGAAATACAGCCTATGTTTTTAGAGGAGTTAAAGCAGCTAAGATATGAAAAATTGCCAGAGCTTTTGGATTTACTACAGGAAAACTTTTTGCAAGATGAGGCAGGCAGATGGTATGTGCCAGATGCAAATAAGCAGGCAGACCTTGAAAAACTGAGGGAAAAAAGATTACTTAAAGAATTTGAGGAATATAAAAATGTTACGGGGCGTCTTAAAGTTTTTAGGACAGAAGCTATAAGAGCTGGTTTCAAAAATTGCTGGAAAAACAAAGATTATGAAACGATTGTAAAAATAGGCGAAAAGCTACCTGAAAATGTGCTGCAAGAGGACCAAACTTTACTCATGTATTATGATAATGCAGTGACAAGGTTAGGTGGTTGA
- a CDS encoding DEAD/DEAH box helicase: MDITNIVFEKLCSVLDKLKRENNKTIVFLKGFPALYYKLLRMNGYEALGSNKWLNEEGYIDVRQLEADKNNLLIKFLTKESNFLWGFYEEFIALSNMINDIKTQYKGTIIILENNLFDKYYPLDIENDIISKLSSYFNNESSDITDDILVYTNYYSSVEFYPEGQVGLAYINRHEDEDIKSISFYETEADLNVNEKFMSSYKITARDPYIFCLKNYLQRGIPIGNIQIIIDGKIDEKAIMPFVNLLTLTKTQFRICRNERFKELTKEDGDKYTNILHKYWEKGSSFRNLLFYKNPDISNELVEISQGHIISDIISQCEIAISGSNGYSDIFITSPTGSGKSLLFQIPAIYLSEKYKAVTIVITPLIALMVDQVTQLTDLGLENVTFVNSDIPFDEKERRLKKIKEGEYSIVYLSPELFLANSIESLIGERRIGLLVIDEAHLVTTWGRDFRADYWYLGEYIEKLRKLNHDKFNFPVLCLTATAVYMGTEDTVNDTIVSLSLRNPKIYLGNVKRNNIHFEINKIDTKSITGSLENFKIEKTKENIIKCIDNNIKCIVYCPYTTQVEDVFNSLNEKYKKRVGKYYGSFDKYEKSEAQYKFKYGDYTVMISTKAFGMGVDIKDIEKVYHLAPTGNLADYVQEIGRAARNQEIKGIAATDFTSNDLKYVRMLYGLSGMKQYQLKEMIRKLYNIYKEKKSRNLLISPEAFSYLFDENDLENKVKSGLLLLSKDFENKYGFPVLVVRPKSLFTKNFVNVPFAIEKEFLKEYGRYARLIEDDSVRIIPSFNSNFGDTYIYNTGHIYEINMSELWEKHFNYLTFAQFKKKFFEGELFKFNSDEKLSPRLNLKITYHEDFEIAWEKLKKYSENLVNLFSELKSKRQVFTKNKFKEKFKEYFGNIKNNEIPGIVLDMFVADISQNIGFNQNADKFKFIQQRREMNQDEIVYRIMNSSYVMLKNYLSRLISSCKPQDNSDTFSTYIAITNNSKRPDLIYLAVLLELFGLASYEVIGGKNTEIFVRINDPVKLRRFASQNYSNSILTEIERKRRRSQEVLIGFMSSDLSDEERWNVIENYFLGRDDEVSRLLKLKES, translated from the coding sequence ATGGATATAACTAATATTGTTTTTGAAAAGTTATGTTCAGTTCTTGATAAATTGAAAAGAGAAAATAATAAAACTATAGTTTTTCTAAAAGGATTTCCAGCATTATATTATAAATTACTGAGAATGAATGGATATGAAGCTTTAGGAAGTAATAAATGGTTAAATGAAGAAGGCTATATAGATGTAAGGCAATTAGAAGCTGATAAAAACAATCTTTTAATTAAATTTTTGACTAAAGAATCTAATTTTCTTTGGGGTTTTTATGAAGAATTTATTGCCTTGTCAAATATGATAAACGATATTAAAACTCAATATAAAGGAACCATTATAATACTAGAAAATAATCTTTTTGATAAATATTATCCTTTGGATATAGAAAATGACATAATATCAAAATTAAGTAGCTATTTTAATAATGAAAGTTCAGATATTACTGATGATATTTTGGTGTATACAAATTATTATAGTAGTGTAGAGTTTTACCCAGAAGGTCAAGTAGGGCTAGCTTATATTAATAGGCATGAAGACGAAGACATAAAATCAATTTCTTTTTATGAGACCGAAGCTGATTTAAATGTTAATGAAAAATTTATGAGTAGCTATAAAATTACAGCTAGAGATCCGTATATATTTTGCTTAAAAAATTATTTACAAAGAGGAATACCAATAGGAAATATACAAATAATTATTGATGGCAAAATTGACGAAAAAGCTATTATGCCTTTTGTAAATCTTTTAACACTTACAAAAACCCAATTCCGTATTTGCCGAAATGAAAGATTTAAAGAATTAACAAAAGAAGACGGTGACAAATATACTAATATTTTACATAAATATTGGGAAAAAGGTAGTTCGTTTAGGAATTTGCTATTTTATAAAAATCCGGATATTTCAAATGAATTAGTAGAGATATCACAAGGGCATATTATAAGTGACATTATAAGTCAATGTGAGATTGCAATAAGTGGGTCAAATGGATATAGTGATATATTTATAACTTCTCCAACTGGCTCAGGCAAATCGCTTTTATTTCAAATTCCGGCTATTTATCTTTCTGAGAAATACAAAGCGGTAACAATTGTTATAACTCCATTAATTGCATTAATGGTAGATCAAGTAACTCAACTTACTGACTTAGGTCTTGAAAATGTGACCTTTGTAAATTCAGATATACCGTTTGACGAGAAAGAAAGAAGATTAAAGAAAATCAAAGAAGGAGAATATTCAATTGTATATCTGTCACCAGAATTATTTTTAGCAAACTCAATAGAAAGTCTTATAGGGGAGCGTAGGATAGGACTTTTAGTTATTGATGAGGCTCATCTTGTTACTACTTGGGGCAGAGATTTCCGTGCGGATTATTGGTATCTTGGTGAATATATTGAGAAGTTAAGAAAATTGAATCATGATAAATTTAATTTTCCTGTACTCTGCTTAACAGCTACAGCAGTTTATATGGGTACCGAGGATACTGTTAATGATACTATAGTAAGTCTTAGTTTGCGAAATCCCAAAATTTATTTAGGAAATGTAAAGAGAAATAATATACATTTTGAAATTAATAAAATTGATACAAAATCTATAACTGGAAGTTTGGAAAATTTCAAAATTGAGAAAACAAAAGAAAATATTATAAAATGCATTGATAATAACATTAAATGTATAGTTTATTGTCCATATACAACACAAGTTGAAGATGTATTTAACAGTCTCAACGAAAAATACAAAAAGCGTGTAGGGAAATATTATGGTTCTTTTGATAAATATGAGAAATCAGAAGCGCAATATAAATTTAAATATGGTGATTATACAGTAATGATATCTACAAAAGCTTTTGGCATGGGGGTCGATATTAAAGATATCGAAAAAGTTTATCATTTGGCACCTACAGGCAATCTCGCAGACTACGTTCAAGAGATAGGGAGAGCAGCACGGAATCAAGAAATAAAAGGAATTGCTGCAACTGATTTTACTTCAAATGATTTAAAATATGTGAGAATGCTTTATGGATTGTCTGGGATGAAACAATATCAATTAAAAGAAATGATAAGAAAGTTATATAATATATACAAAGAGAAGAAAAGTAGGAATTTACTTATATCGCCAGAAGCATTTTCGTATTTATTTGATGAGAACGATCTAGAAAATAAGGTTAAAAGTGGATTGTTATTATTATCAAAGGATTTTGAGAACAAATATGGATTTCCGGTTTTAGTGGTAAGGCCTAAAAGTTTATTTACAAAAAATTTTGTGAATGTCCCTTTTGCAATAGAAAAAGAATTTTTAAAAGAGTATGGAAGATATGCAAGATTAATTGAAGATGATTCAGTTCGGATAATCCCTTCTTTCAATTCTAATTTTGGAGATACTTATATTTATAATACTGGGCATATTTACGAAATTAATATGTCCGAATTATGGGAAAAGCATTTTAATTATTTAACATTTGCACAATTCAAGAAAAAATTTTTTGAAGGTGAATTATTTAAATTCAATAGCGACGAAAAATTGTCACCAAGATTAAATTTAAAAATAACTTATCATGAAGACTTTGAAATTGCTTGGGAAAAGCTAAAAAAATATAGTGAGAATTTGGTTAACTTATTCTCTGAGTTAAAATCAAAAAGGCAAGTATTTACTAAAAATAAATTCAAGGAAAAATTTAAAGAATATTTTGGTAATATAAAAAATAATGAAATACCTGGCATAGTCCTTGATATGTTTGTTGCTGATATTTCTCAAAATATAGGATTTAATCAAAATGCTGATAAATTTAAATTTATTCAGCAAAGAAGAGAAATGAATCAAGATGAAATTGTTTATAGAATAATGAATTCCAGCTATGTAATGCTGAAAAATTATTTATCAAGATTAATTTCTTCATGCAAACCGCAAGATAATTCAGATACATTTTCTACTTATATAGCAATTACTAATAACAGTAAAAGACCAGATTTAATATATTTGGCAGTATTATTAGAGCTATTTGGACTTGCTAGTTATGAAGTAATTGGTGGTAAAAATACAGAGATATTTGTAAGGATAAATGACCCTGTTAAATTAAGACGTTTTGCAAGCCAAAATTACTCTAATTCAATTTTAACTGAGATTGAAAGGAAAAGAAGAAGAAGCCAAGAAGTGCTGATAGGATTTATGAGTAGCGATTTATCTGATGAAGAAAGATGGAATGTAATTGAAAATTACTTTTTAGGAAGAGATGATGAAGTATCTCGACTCCTAAAATTAAAAGAGTCATAA
- a CDS encoding DUF6079 family protein yields MRYGELIQYEPIETVIKLKDADKIDEAKRLVKSFVVSEGMADSIINICIPQLQFDETIDNKGIFIVGNYGTGKSHLMSVISAVAENKEMLDYISHEELKKEMGKIAGKFKVLRFDIGAVNTPLRNIITKEIEKDLARYGIEFYFPPIDKVTNNKEAFMEMMSKFEDKFPDKGYLIVVDELLDFLKARKEQELIRDLTFLREIGEITKSTRLRFMTGVQETLFDNPAFNAVAQTVLKMKDRFEQLIIKREDISYVVSQRLLKKNDRQKAWIRSHLEKFSPLYKSISSRIEEFVELYPIHPMFIEVFEKMFIVEKREVLKTISHLMRELLDKDVPEDEPGIISYDSYWKFLRDNPSLRAEPDIKRVVDKSVVVEDLIEHSFTRPQYKDAALRIVHALSVHRFTTGDIHTSVGITVENIKDDLCLYIKMPEIEEDFLITTIETIMKEIMKTLSWQYISYNPDNQQYYLDMVREGINYDAKIQEKAELLSDDTFNRYYFDLLIKVLDWNATLKQKNMRIWEYSLIWNEKNVKRYGYLFMGYPDERSTAQPPRDFYIYFLPPFVEANYNKKYILNGKEDEVFFEFINADEEIIEKIKKYAAAMELSELSSSDQKKIYEDKANGFQKDITKWIRDNVSKCFNVSYKGETQSIIYWLKGKTANYDTIKSYIDEAASSCLSLYFSEKYSEYPTFYTKITEANLNEVFKSAMNYLAGKKTETGKKVLQSFDLILGDDIVPENSKYANYFLNELYKLPPGKVLNREDIIENVNGEDIDKRFKLEVQWVVLLLCALVYSGDIILRIKNKVYDATTIDSLANMNVGELVDFDSFERPRDIPVRELKTLFTLLGLPSGLVNASLSKPEEAIRQMVSRSEELAKKVVTVNQFVVSNKTIWSKPVFDEFEIKNYKDLLNNFRDFLDSLKAFNTPGKLRNFKYAEEELKEKFKTLETVKKIEKIIDFKNEVEELVKYLSSAEQQLPEEIELKQNINAMKNEVERFTKEIDNKESEDIKRLTRELEELKIEYIDLYLEYHKKHRLDYNGDERKKKIMASDLFNNLKKLKDVGIFPVNKFDEIEKVLASLKTCYNFGKENIKTEVLCPNCGYSIKSGEVPVFGKLDEIEDKIENLYKEWTKILLDNIEDPMIQERMEILNKDQQKVIRDFLNKKELPEKVDNLFVSAVKDLIAGLEKVEIEINEFISAITYDGPVTVDEFKKRFLENVDFLIKGKDKDKVRIIIK; encoded by the coding sequence ATGAGGTATGGTGAGCTTATTCAGTATGAACCGATTGAAACTGTTATAAAACTTAAGGATGCAGACAAGATCGATGAGGCAAAAAGACTTGTCAAATCCTTTGTAGTATCAGAAGGGATGGCAGATAGTATTATTAATATTTGTATACCCCAATTACAGTTTGATGAAACAATTGACAATAAGGGTATATTTATAGTTGGCAATTATGGCACTGGTAAATCCCATTTAATGTCTGTAATTTCAGCAGTAGCAGAAAATAAGGAAATGTTAGATTATATTTCACATGAAGAGCTAAAAAAAGAGATGGGAAAGATTGCAGGGAAATTTAAAGTTTTAAGATTTGATATTGGGGCTGTAAATACACCTTTAAGAAATATAATTACGAAAGAGATAGAAAAAGACCTTGCCAGATATGGGATAGAGTTTTATTTTCCACCGATTGATAAGGTTACAAATAACAAAGAAGCTTTTATGGAAATGATGAGTAAATTTGAAGACAAATTTCCGGACAAAGGCTATCTCATAGTGGTTGATGAATTGTTAGATTTTCTAAAAGCAAGGAAAGAACAGGAATTGATTCGCGATTTAACTTTTTTAAGAGAAATAGGAGAAATAACAAAGTCTACAAGATTGAGATTTATGACGGGAGTACAGGAGACCCTGTTTGATAATCCGGCATTTAATGCTGTTGCACAAACTGTATTAAAGATGAAGGACAGATTTGAACAGTTAATAATTAAAAGGGAAGATATTTCCTACGTAGTATCTCAAAGATTATTAAAAAAGAATGACAGACAAAAAGCATGGATAAGGAGCCATTTAGAGAAATTCAGTCCGTTGTATAAAAGTATTTCCAGCAGAATCGAAGAATTTGTGGAATTATATCCTATACATCCTATGTTTATAGAAGTATTTGAAAAAATGTTTATTGTAGAGAAAAGAGAAGTTTTAAAAACAATATCACATCTTATGAGAGAACTGTTAGACAAAGATGTACCTGAAGATGAGCCTGGAATTATTTCTTATGATTCTTATTGGAAGTTTTTAAGAGACAATCCTTCATTAAGGGCAGAGCCAGATATAAAGAGAGTAGTTGATAAAAGCGTTGTTGTAGAAGATTTAATTGAACATTCCTTTACAAGACCTCAATATAAAGATGCTGCATTAAGAATTGTACATGCATTAAGTGTTCATAGGTTTACTACAGGAGATATACATACATCTGTTGGTATAACAGTTGAAAATATTAAAGATGATTTGTGTTTATATATAAAAATGCCAGAGATAGAAGAGGACTTTTTAATAACGACTATAGAAACAATAATGAAGGAAATAATGAAAACATTGAGCTGGCAATATATTTCATACAATCCAGACAATCAGCAGTATTATCTTGACATGGTAAGAGAAGGTATAAATTATGATGCAAAAATCCAGGAAAAGGCAGAATTATTATCAGATGATACTTTTAACAGATACTATTTTGATTTGCTTATAAAGGTTCTTGATTGGAATGCTACTTTAAAACAAAAAAATATGAGAATATGGGAATACAGTCTTATTTGGAATGAGAAAAATGTTAAAAGATATGGCTATCTTTTCATGGGATATCCCGATGAAAGGAGTACAGCTCAGCCTCCAAGAGATTTTTATATTTACTTTTTGCCTCCTTTTGTTGAAGCTAATTATAATAAAAAATATATTTTAAATGGAAAAGAAGATGAAGTGTTTTTTGAATTTATTAATGCAGATGAAGAAATAATAGAGAAAATTAAAAAATACGCTGCCGCTATGGAATTAAGTGAATTATCCTCCAGTGACCAGAAAAAAATTTATGAAGATAAAGCTAATGGTTTTCAAAAGGATATTACTAAATGGATAAGAGATAATGTGTCAAAATGTTTTAATGTTTCTTATAAAGGAGAAACACAAAGTATAATCTATTGGCTTAAAGGAAAAACAGCTAATTATGATACTATTAAAAGTTATATTGATGAGGCGGCTTCTTCTTGCTTATCATTGTATTTCAGTGAAAAATACAGTGAATATCCTACATTTTACACAAAAATCACAGAGGCAAATTTAAACGAAGTTTTTAAAAGTGCAATGAATTATTTAGCTGGCAAGAAGACAGAAACAGGCAAGAAAGTATTGCAGTCTTTTGATTTAATTTTAGGGGATGATATTGTACCCGAAAATTCAAAATATGCTAATTATTTTTTAAATGAATTATATAAACTTCCACCAGGGAAAGTTTTAAATAGAGAAGATATTATAGAGAATGTAAACGGTGAGGATATTGATAAAAGATTCAAATTAGAAGTGCAGTGGGTGGTCCTTTTGCTCTGTGCACTTGTGTACAGCGGAGATATAATCTTGAGGATAAAAAATAAAGTTTATGATGCAACTACAATTGATTCTCTTGCTAATATGAATGTCGGGGAGCTTGTAGATTTTGATAGTTTTGAGAGGCCCAGAGATATACCTGTCAGAGAATTAAAAACTCTATTTACTTTGTTAGGCTTGCCATCAGGGTTAGTAAATGCAAGTCTTAGCAAACCAGAAGAAGCTATAAGGCAAATGGTTTCAAGGAGTGAAGAACTGGCTAAAAAAGTTGTAACTGTTAATCAATTTGTTGTTTCAAATAAAACTATATGGAGCAAACCTGTATTTGATGAGTTTGAAATAAAAAATTATAAAGATTTGCTCAATAATTTTAGAGATTTTCTTGACAGTTTAAAAGCCTTTAATACCCCTGGGAAATTAAGAAACTTTAAGTATGCTGAAGAGGAGTTAAAGGAAAAATTCAAGACACTGGAGACAGTAAAGAAGATAGAAAAAATAATTGATTTTAAAAATGAAGTAGAAGAGCTTGTCAAATACTTGTCCTCTGCCGAACAGCAATTACCCGAAGAAATTGAATTAAAGCAGAATATAAATGCAATGAAAAATGAAGTAGAAAGATTTACAAAGGAAATTGATAATAAAGAAAGTGAAGATATAAAAAGGCTGACAAGGGAATTAGAAGAATTGAAAATAGAGTACATTGATTTGTACCTTGAGTATCATAAGAAACACAGGCTTGATTATAATGGAGATGAGCGTAAAAAGAAAATAATGGCAAGTGATCTGTTTAATAATCTTAAGAAGCTTAAAGATGTAGGAATATTTCCTGTTAACAAATTTGATGAGATTGAAAAGGTATTGGCTTCATTAAAAACCTGTTATAATTTTGGAAAAGAAAATATAAAAACAGAAGTGCTATGTCCTAATTGTGGATACAGTATAAAAAGTGGCGAAGTTCCTGTGTTTGGAAAATTGGATGAAATTGAAGACAAAATAGAAAATTTGTATAAGGAATGGACTAAAATTTTATTAGATAATATTGAAGATCCAATGATTCAAGAAAGAATGGAAATTTTGAATAAAGACCAACAAAAAGTTATACGTGACTTTTTGAATAAAAAAGAATTGCCGGAGAAAGTGGATAATCTGTTTGTATCAGCAGTAAAAGACTTAATTGCTGGTCTTGAAAAAGTAGAGATTGAAATAAATGAGTTTATTTCTGCGATAACCTATGATGGACCTGTAACAGTAGATGAGTTTAAAAAGAGATTTTTAGAAAATGTCGATTTTCTTATAAAAGGCAAAGATAAGGACAAAGTAAGAATTATTATAAAATAA